From Penaeus vannamei isolate JL-2024 chromosome 40, ASM4276789v1, whole genome shotgun sequence, the proteins below share one genomic window:
- the LOC138860204 gene encoding uncharacterized protein: MKTFLVAFVLAAAAAQQFPDVSVRLAGDGFFRRGTAALSTSPSAGGFQPRTSFPADGGLQASPGASGGSRPGSPSGTSASGATGGLASSSGSRFRSAIGGGRRPDEGDADEAVDGVFEPLNLPASASSLLGTVSTAFSCDDLPYGYYADRDNACRVYHVCYPALFADGASVTYQYSFMCGAETVFDQRELTCVDPSVASPCEESYNYYFTNEQFGLPEEKIQFI; this comes from the exons ATGAAGACCTTTTTAGTCG CGTTCGTTTTAGCAGCAGCTGCAGCCCAGCAGTTCCCGGATGTGTCCGTGCGACTCGCCGGCGATGGCTTCTTCCGCCGAGGAACAGCCGCCCTCTCGACCTCGCCCTCGGCTGGAGGATTTCAGCCGAGGACCAGCTTCCCGGCCGACGGCGGGCTGCAGGCCAGTCCCGGCGCCTCAGGAGGCAGCAGACCTGGCTCGCCCAGCGGCACCAGCGCCTCTGGCGCCACGGGCGGCTTGGCCTCGTCCAGCGGCAGCAGGTTTCGCTCTGCCATCGGAGGCGGACGTCGGCCCGACGAAGGCGACGCCGACGAAGCCGTGGACGGCGTGTTCGAGCCCCTGAACCTCCCGGCCTCGGCCTCCAGCCTGCTGGGGACCGTCTCGACCGCCTTCTCCTGCGACGACCTCCCCTACGGCTACTACGCCGACCGCGACAACGCCTGCCGCGTCTACCACGTGTGCTACCCGGCGCTCTTCGCCGACGGCGCCAGCGTCACGTACCAGTACAG CTTCATGTGTGGCGCGGAGACGGTGTTCGACCAGAGGGAGCTAACCTGCGTGGATCCCTCAGTGGCGAGTCCTTGCGAGGAATCCTACAACTATTACTTCACCAACGAGCAGTTCGGTCTCCCCGAGGAAAAGATACAgtttatatag
- the LOC113815825 gene encoding putative per-hexamer repeat protein 5, with product MKTFIILLVAALAAAQRFQQRVPDVAVKLAGAGFFQQGGSFSSSSGSNFQRNSGFQNSGFGSNSQSSLSSGNIASSSFFTPAGNGVGSSGRFQSGSGFGSGFSSSSSAGNGQLQSGLAGSSGFGSGSSSGRFSSGSSGTGFGTSSLSGNRFGSSSFGSGSQFSSAGSSGSNGFGFGSSRGSGAQFGSSLGSGIQSGSQTSSGNSGNFQSSTFGSNTVKLAGPGTFSTGGNTIGSGSSLSSGFGSGSTSQFQPGSSSGSGFGSGSSSSQFQSGSSSGSGFGSGSSFSSGFGSGSFNSGSGSSLSSGFGSGSTGQFQPGSSSGSGFGSGSTGQFQSGSSSGSGFGSGSSLSSGFGSGSSSSQFQSGSSSGSGFGSGSTGQFQSGSSSGSGFGSGSSFSSGSGSGSFNSGFGSGSTGQFQSGSSADFGSGSSFSSGSGSSLSSGFGPGSSTGQFQLSSSSGLGSGSSLSSGVSSSSSSGQFQSGGSGFGSSSGGQFQSGSLGSSGSGFGSSSGSSSGFGSSSSLSGGFQPGSSGAGVSSISSLSSGSQSGSTFGSSSGSGISSTSSFDTGFQPSSLSGSGFGSSSGSQSGFSSGSGSGFQSGSSSGSGIGSTSSLSSGSQPSSLSGSAFGSGSGSQSGFSSGSGSGFQSGSGIGSTSPLTSGSQPSSLSGSAFGSGSGSQSGFSSGSGSGFQSGSSSGSGIGSTSSLGSGFQSSSLSSSPFGSGSGSQSGFSSGSGFGSGSSLGSGFQSSTPSGSGFGSSSGSQSGFSSGSGFGSGSSFGSGFQSGSSGAGFGSGSSLGGAFQSGSSGSGFGSSSSGFGSGSSFLSGSQTGSSFGSGFQVDPLPADGVFEPLNLPAEASQLLGRVSTSFSCADRPYGYYADEENSCRVFHICYPARFSTGAIETYQYSFLCGEGSVFDQKELTCKVQSDAVPCQESSSYYYTNEQFGRPEEKSQ from the exons ATGAAGACCTTTATTATTT tGCTGGTGGCAGCATTGGCTGCTGCTCAACGATTTCAGCAGAGAGTCCCTGATGTCGCTGTGAAACTTGCTGGCGCAGGTTTCTTCCAACAGGGCGGTTCATTCTCCAGTTCCAGTGGCAGTAACTTCCAGAGGAACAGTGGATTCCAGAATTCTGGATTTGGCAGTAATTCCCAGTCCAGTTTGTCATCGGGTAACATCGCAAGCAGCAGTTTCTTTACACCTGCTGGCAATGGCGTGGGTTCCAGTGGACGCTTCCAGTCGGGCTCTGGATTTGGGTCCGGGTTCTCATCAAGCTCTTCAGCTGGCAACGGGCAACTCCAGTCTGGCTTAGCAGGTAGCAGCGGCTTTGGATCTGGTTCATCTAGTGGAAGGTTCTCATCAGGCTCATCTGGCACTGGCTTTGGAACAAGCTCACTGAGTGGTAACCGATTTGGGTCTAGTTCTTTTGGAAGTGGTTCCCAGTTCAGTTCAGCAGGGTCATCCGGGAGCaatgggtttgggtttggttcCTCAAGGGGATCTGGAGCACAGTTTGGTTCTTCTCTTGGCAGTGGAATTCAGTCTGGTTCTCAGACTTCTTCTGGAAATAGCGGCAATTTCCAGTCCAGTACGTTTGGCAGTAACACTGTAAAACTTGCTGGACCAGGTACCTTCTCCACAGGTGGTAACACAATTGGATCTGGCTCTTCCCTCAGCAGTGGATTTGGATCTGGCTCTACTAGTCAGTTCCAACCAGGCTCATCAAGTGGCAGTGGATTTGGATCTGGCAGTTCCAGCAGTCAGTTCCAGTCAGGCTCATCTAGTGGCAGTGGATTTGGATCTGGTTCTTCCTTCAGCAGTGGATTTGGATCTGGCTCCTTCAACAGTGGATCTGGTTCTTCCCTCAGCAGTGGATTTGGCTCTGGCTCTACTGGTCAGTTCCAACCAGGCTCATCAAGTGGCAGTGGATTTGGATCCGGCTCTACTGGTCAATTCCAATCAGGCTCATCAAGTGGCAGTGGATTTGGGTCTGGTTCTTCCCTCAGCAGTGGATTTGGATCTGGCAGTTCTAGCAGTCAGTTCCAGTCAGGCTCATCAAGTGGCAGTGGATTTGGATCCGGCTCTACTGGTCAATTCCAATCAGGCTCATCAAGTGGCAGTGGATTTGGATCTGGGTCTTCTTTCAGCAGCGGATCTGGGTCTGGCTCCTTCAACAGTGGATTTGGATCTGGCTCTACTGGTCAGTTCCAGTCAGGATCAAGTGCTGATTTTGGTTCTGGTTCTTCCTTTAGCAGTGGATCTGGTTCTTCCCTCAGCAGTGGATTTGGTCCTGGCTCTTCCACCGGTCAGTTCCAACTAAGTTCATCCAGCGGTCTTGGCTCTGGTTCCTCCCTCAGCAGTGGAGTTAGTTCCAGTTCTTCCAGTGGACAGTTCCAATCAGGTGGTAGTGGATTTGGATCCAGCTCTGGTGGGCAATTCCAATCAGGTTCACTGGGCAGCAGTGGATCTGGATTTGGATCCTCCAGTGGAAGCAGCAGTGGATTTGGATCAAGTTCTTCACTCAGTGGTGGATTCCAGCCTGGCTCATCTGGTGCTGGAGTTAGTTCAATTTCTTCCCTTAGCAGTGGATCACAGTCTGGTTCTACATTTGGATCATCATCTGGTTCTGGTATTAGTTCTACTTCCTCCTTTGACACTGGATTCCAGCCCAGTTCTCTATCTGGTTCTGGATTTGGTTCAAGTTCTGGATCCCAGTCTGGTTTCTCATCTGGATCTGGTAGTGGATTCCAGTCTGGTTCATCATCTGGTTCTGGAATTGGCTCCACTTCTTCCCTTAGCAGTGGATCTCAGCCCAGTTCTCTATCTGGTTCTGCATTCGGTTCAGGTTCTGGATCCCAGTCTGGTTTCTCATCTGGATCTGGTAGTGGATTCCAGTCTGGTTCTGGAATTGGCTCCACTTCTCCCCTTACCAGCGGATCCCAGCCCAGTTCTCTATCTGGTTCTGCATTCGGTTCAGGTTCTGGATCCCAGTCTGGTTTCTCATCTGGATCTGGTAGTGGATTCCAGTCTGGTTCATCATCTGGTTCTGGAATTGGCTCTACTTCTTCCCTTGGCAGTGGATTCCAGTCCAGTTCTCTATCTAGTTCCCCATTCGGTTCAGGTTCTGGATCCCAGTCTGGCTTCTCATCTGGATCTGGATTTGGTTCTGGCTCTTCCCTTGGTAGCGGATTCCAATCCAGTACCCCATCTGGTTCCGGATTTGGTTCAAGTTCTGGATCCCAGTCTGGTTTCTCATCTGGATCTGGATTTGGTTCCGGTTCCTCTTTTGGTAGCGGATTCCAGTCTGGTTCATCCGGTGCAGGATTTGGATCAGGTTCTTCCCTTGGTGGTGCATTCCAGTCTGGTTCATCCGGTTCTGGTTTTGGATCAAGTTCAAGTGGATTTGGCTCAGGTTCCTCATTCCTCAGTGGTTCGCAGACTGGTTCCTCTTTCGGAAGTGGATTCCAAGTTGACCCTCTTCCAGCTGATGGAGTATTTGAGCCTCTGAATCTCCCTGCTGAAGCCTCTCAACTACTGGGAAGAGTCTCAACCTCCTTCTCCTGCGCTGACCGTCCCTATGGATATTACGCTGATGAAGAGAACTCGTGCCGTGTTTTCCACATCTGTTACCCAGCTCGTTTCTCCACTGGTGCTATCGAAACCTATCAGTACAG CTTCCTGTGCGGTGAGGGTTCTGTATTCGACCAAAAGGAACTTACCTGCAAGGTCCAGTCTGATGCTGTCCCATGCCAGGAATCCTCTAGTTACTACTACACAAACGAGCAGTTCGGTCGCCCTGAAGAAAAATCGCAATAA